TGACTGGAATGTTCTTATCCCAAACAGGAAACAAGCTCATCATGTGATGCCTGAAAGCGGTGAGCTGTTTCCACGTGACGTGGCAGGATCCACAGCGGTGAGCCGCGGCAGATCCGCCTTTTTGCTGTCGGTGATTGGCTGCGGGAAAAAGTCAGtagcagaaaaaaaaataagagcAGCGGGAAACGGTTGCCATCGAAGCGGCGGGAGGTCTGCCAGCATCAAaacttttcccttcttcctcttcttcctctccccttcaCTTGCTTTTCCTCGTTCTTACCACGCTTTTCCGGGTAGAcgatctttctttctttcccttgcaTCATTTCTTGACCATCCATTCTTTGGTctgatttttcttcttcttttttctttactattattatcttgTTCGCATCTGTATAATATCTTGTCAAGATGTCCGGTGTTACGCCCGTTGCTGTCTACGCCCTGCGCGTCCCCGCCAATGGCGCTCTGATCCCCGCCGTTCCGGAGTTCTCTGCCATGGTCAGTAGTTGAAATTGCAGCCAGTGAGCCTATTGTATTCCTGTTTCTAACCGTTTGCGACAGTTCCGTGTCAGCATGGCTGCCATTGACCCCGATGAGGCTCCCGAGTACGAGGACGGTTTCGACTCCAACAAGCGCCCCCGTGCTACCCTGAAGCTTGTGCGCGCTCCCCCTGGTCTCGACctcgagggcgaggatgatgatgacgaggactgggaggacgacgaggatgaggattccgaggatgatgaggaggtcaACGGTGGTCCCAgcgacaaggagaaggcccgCAAGCTCAAGCTGGCTGCCGCTCGCAAGGAGCTCGAGGATGccatggatgaggatgatgacgaggaggacgacgaggagggcgagtTCGACCTCAAGGCCGCCATCTCCAAGCTgatcaagggcaaggcccCCGCcaacgatgatgaggagtcTGATGCCGAGTCCGATGAAGGTCTTGAGCTCGACGAGACTGTCATCTGTACCCTGGACCCCGAGAAGGTATGCGAAACTTCCGAATCTTTTTGTGCGAGTATGCGCGCTAACCCCCATGTAGAACTGCCAGCAGCCTCTCGACATCGTTGTTAACGAGGAGGAGCCCGTCTTCTTCAAGGTTACCGGTACCCACACCATCTACCTGACCGGTAACTATGTCATGCCCACcgacgaccaccaccatgaccatgatgacgaggagtccgatgaggaggactACGACCTTTCtcccgatgaggatgagctcgACATGGAGGACCTGATcggcgaggatgacgagAGCGATGACCTCGACGACCTGGAGAACCCTCGTATCACCGAGGTCGacagcgaggaggaggaagcccCCAAGCTCGTTGAGTCCAAGGAGACCAAGGGTAAGGGCAAGCGCGCTGCTGAGCCCGAGGAGGCCAAGCCCGAGCCCGCCCtcagcaagaagcagcagaagaagctgaagaagaacaacgGCGAGGCCGCCCCcgttgaggagaagaaggaggccaaggagggcaaggaggccaagaaggtcCAGTTCGCCAAGAACCTTGAGCAGGGCCCGACTGGCTCCACCCAGCAGAAGCCTGCTGAGAAGTCCACCGGCACCCTGGGTGTCAAGGAGGTCAAGGGCGTCAAGATCGACGACAAGAAGCTGGGACAGGGTGTCGCCGCCAAGGCTGGTAACACCGTTGCCATGCGCTACATTGGCAAGCTCGAGGACGGCAAGGTCTTCGACGGTAAGTCACGAGTCCTATAATAAGAGCAGAAGGTTCTGGTGCTAACTCTCCGTGTAGCCAACAAGAAGGGCAAGCCTTTCACCTTCAAGCTCGGTAAGGGCGAGGTCATCAAGGGTTGGGACATCGGTGTCGCCGGCATGGCTGTCGGTGGTGAGCGCCGCATCAGCATCCCCCCTCACCTCGCCTACGGCAAGCGTGCTCTCCCCGGCATCCCCGCCAACTCCAAGCTGATCTTCGACGTCAAGCTTCTCGAGATCAAATAGATCTGAGCCCCCCTACTAACATCTAGCTGTCTGTGTCTGTTACTCCATTTGGGTTTGCTTCACCGGTGTTTGGGGGTTCGTTCAATCTGACATCAGTCCTGTGATATCCGACTTGTTTTTCTCTTGCACAGCCTTCCGATGCATATTGGCAGGGATGAGGATATTGCAAGCCATCCAACTATCTTTGTCTAATAAAAAGTGTTTGGTTTGATTCATTTGGGTGCCGTCCTTGCTCTTGTAGTGTCTAAGTAGATGATGTTCAAGTAGAGCTTGCTCTGTTCCTGCCCTAAATGTGCAGTCTTCGTCCCGTCGTGCCTGCCGTGGATGAAGCCCTCTGCAGAGTACTCTGCCTTGTAGAATTTCTCACCATCATTCTCATATGTTCGTAAAGATGGTATGCCGACACATGCAGTATCTGAGTCCAACGTTGCTCTCTGGGGATTACCAATACCGCACATATCCCCAATCTCTCATTCATACCACTCTCTTTCGCTAAGATACATTATAAACCTCTTCAGGAAGCGCATGATTTATTCACTGGCCCGACTCACTCAGTCCCTGGATCCTCCATTGCGATGATCGTCCATCTCATGCCCGACACCGTCTCTTCCACTCCCCGTGGCAGCCCAGCACACCCAGACCTCACCATGGAGACCACCGTGGAACTCTCCGGCAGCGCCTCAACCATCTCAGCCGATGCAGAGTATCAGGTAGCCCAACACAAAAGCAATGGCATCCGGGATCGCATCAAGCAACGGAGCTCTAGGATCCTCTCTTTATTGGGGCTTCGAGGCcccggtggtggtagggCTGTGAATTATGATGAAACAAACATCCGAAGGCTGACATGGGACCTAGTATTGAAAACAGTGACAACGCGTGAAACTACTGTCCCGCAGAAACCTTCGAGCGATAGCAACCCATCACAGTCTTTTCACTCTCTTCCAATTGACAACCGAGCCCCATCTAGCAGCACCGccacggaggaagaggaaggccaTGAGGGCCTGCTGACTTGCATCACCCACAGCTGTACGACTCCATTGCCTGAGACATTTATGACATCTGTCACTCCGAGGGAGGCAGGTTCTCCAAAACAATCAGGCGATACAGCACGAGCACGGAAGTCGGAGACGCCTGAGCTACAGAGCGGTTCAGTAGCCGCGGTCAAACGAAGCAAGTCAACGCCCGCTGTCCTGACTAGTATGGTGTCTACAAAACTGTCCACGACATTCGGTAATCCCACTGTCATTCGTCGCTCGCATCTTCGTTCGCCGCTTAACATAATGCCAGTGCATTATGCAGCTTCCTCACCAGGTTCAAGCAGATTGGTGGAGAGCCCCAATGACAGCTCGAGTCCGTCGACATCTCCCATAAGCAGTGTATCTCCGATGGGTACACAGTCCACTCCTCCCACTTCTGAGGACCCATCACGGGGTTCGAAACAGGCCCTTGGCGGTCCAGCCACAGCTTTGCcacatccttctccttcaccccATTCGGTGGAAGAAGCTTTGAGTTCGACCGAAGTTTCAGGGACGTCGCCGTCGATTGTTACAGTCGAAGCTGCTGCCAATGCCAAGGTTTTCTTCGAGACCTACTTTAACAACGTCTTCTGCGGGACAGACCCCCGTTCACAGCGTCGCCAGGAGCTGGAACAATACATGTATGGACTGCCACTGAGTCACGAAGAACGAGCACGCATCTGGGACAACTGGATCACCCAGGAGCGCCATTAC
The window above is part of the Aspergillus luchuensis IFO 4308 DNA, chromosome 8, nearly complete sequence genome. Proteins encoded here:
- the FPR4 gene encoding FKBP-type peptidyl-prolyl cis-trans isomerase (COG:O;~EggNog:ENOG410PFCG;~InterPro:IPR001179,IPR023566,IPR041232;~PFAM:PF17800,PF00254;~antiSMASH:Cluster_8.6;~go_function: GO:0003755 - peptidyl-prolyl cis-trans isomerase activity [Evidence IEA]); translated protein: MSGVTPVAVYALRVPANGALIPAVPEFSAMFRVSMAAIDPDEAPEYEDGFDSNKRPRATLKLVRAPPGLDLEGEDDDDEDWEDDEDEDSEDDEEVNGGPSDKEKARKLKLAAARKELEDAMDEDDDEEDDEEGEFDLKAAISKLIKGKAPANDDEESDAESDEGLELDETVICTLDPEKNCQQPLDIVVNEEEPVFFKVTGTHTIYLTGNYVMPTDDHHHDHDDEESDEEDYDLSPDEDELDMEDLIGEDDESDDLDDLENPRITEVDSEEEEAPKLVESKETKGKGKRAAEPEEAKPEPALSKKQQKKLKKNNGEAAPVEEKKEAKEGKEAKKVQFAKNLEQGPTGSTQQKPAEKSTGTLGVKEVKGVKIDDKKLGQGVAAKAGNTVAMRYIGKLEDGKVFDANKKGKPFTFKLGKGEVIKGWDIGVAGMAVGGERRISIPPHLAYGKRALPGIPANSKLIFDVKLLEIK